caaaacctttcTCCAAGAGATCTTGCAGTTGGATTTTCAACTCCTTTAGctcggcaggagccattcggtacggAGTTTTAGAAATTGGAGCCGTTCCAGGCACCAAGTCAATCTTAAATTCCACTTCTCTTTCCGGCGGTAGAGTCTTTAGCTCTTCGGGAAAAACATCCAGAAATTCTCGTACCACTAGTACATCTTCTAACTTCACTTGATCACTGGGAGCATTAATCAAGAAGGCTAAGAAACCTTGAGCTCCTTTTGACAACATTTTCCTCGCCCGTATCCCTGAAATCATAGCAGATGATGCTAACCTACTCTTAACATCTAACCGCAGGGTTGCTTCTCCAGGTATAcaaaattctaccactttcgCTCGGCAATCAAGCTTAGCATGATACTGGCCTAGGAAATCCATTCCTATGATAACATCGTACCCTTTTATGTCCAGACTGATTAGATCCACTAGCATTTTACGCTCTCCAATCCAGAATTCACAATTCTTATAGGCTAAGCTAGCGATTATCTTCTTATTACCCATTGGTGTCCTAACTTCAAGATCGAAGGGTAATCTGACAGGTTTCACATCTATTCCAGACATAAAAGATGGATTTACGAATGAATGAGTTGCACCAGGGTCAATTAACACTTTAGCTAATCGATGAAAAATGGGGAGAGTACCTTCCACGACTTCCGAGGAATCAGGTACAGGTTGATCATCTATAGCATACACTCTGGCAGGAACTGTCGGCCGGCTCCCTCCAGAAGTGTTGGGTCTAGCGTTCGGAGTAGTCCCTTCCTGCACTTTTGGACATCCAGAAATTTGGTGCTCGCTACTTCCGCATCTCAAACACTTCCCGTGCTTCTTCCAGCAACCATCTATAGTATGGCCAGGTTTCTTACAATATACACAAGTCACTTGGGGAATTATTGCTCGGCCTCCTTGCGAGGTATTCTTAGGTTGTCCCCTTCCATTCGGTCCCACTCTAGTTCCATTATTTCGTCCCCCTGCATTCCTTGCCCCGGTTCCTCTTGCTAGTGCACCCGCGGTGCTCCGGGACTAGTCACTCCGCCTGTTCCTCGGTCCACTTTAGCCGGTGGAGCATTTCCATACGTTGGCTCTCGACTACTGCTGGGGGcaaatcttttcttggcctGAAAAGATTTCACTTGAGCTCTAGCTACTTCAACTCTCTGGGCTCTCTCGACGGCATCTGCAAAAGTATCTATCCTCACGGCAGCTAAACTTTCCTGTATTTCTACATTCAGTCCCTGCACAAACCTTCTGACACGCCTTTGCTCCGTGGTTACCAATTCGGGAGCAAATCGGGATAGCTTTGTGAACTGGActtcatattcggcgacactcatcgccccttgcttacattttatgaagtcatcctctctcttttcttggatgagaggtggaagaaatttggcattgaactcccttgtgaagtttGCCCAAGTCCTTGGAGTATGGTTCATGTCCCAGGTAACCCTCACCAGGTTCCACCAGGAGCGAgcagctccctcaaactggaatgcGGCGAAAGTCACCTGTCGCTCTTCCGTGTAGTTTAAAGCTGCGAAGATGTCGGAGATTCTCTCCCACCATCCCTCAGCTATCTCAGGTTCGGGTCCTCCATAGAACTTAGGAGGTCCAAACTTCAGAAACCTCTCCAGTGCCCGATCGTCGGAATCAGGTGGGCCTCCTGGGTGATGCACTGGTCCAGCGGCTTGGTGTTCAGTCAAGCGCTCTAGGACATCAGTGATACGGTTAATAGCGGTGGCCACTCCGTCTCCGGCCCCGCCCTCTTGCCCTTGGTCTCGATTGACCTCGGGTTCCCTGTCACCACCCGCTTCCGGGTGTTGTCTAGTGGGTCTCCCACGGCTCCTTCCTACTACTTGGCGATCCATTGCCTAATTATGCTTATTACTGAAGGGTAAGACAATTAGGCAAAAAGTTTATTTATATTTCATTATTAATATTCTTTATGTGATTAAAATCAACATGGAAATagaggaaaaggaaatgaaacacTTATCATATATTTCCGCGGAACAGTCATACAATTAACAAGTTGGGACATTTCCAAAAATAAGGCACATAAGTTAGCAAAAATACATACAGATAATTCCTTAAACAAAAAATTAGGGATATGGTGCCTCGGAAGTAAGTCATTCACCTAGACAAAATTTGATGACTTAACTAAGGTCTCTTTCTTGATCCTACATATCTACTATCAAGTCAACCTAACCTAACCCtcagcagggctatcaggagcGACGTCCTCAGCCGGATCCTCCTCTGGGCCTGCCTGCTCGTTACCCTGAAGGTAACTAGTGGCCTCGTCCACTAGCATAGCGGCATCAGCCCTGATGCCAGCACTCCTATCACGGATCCCCTCAGCTAGTCGGGTCACCCTAGACCTCTGTCGCTCTATCTCCAAACAAGCAGCCTCCTGCATATTATGCTCAGCAGTTAGCCTAATCTCCAAATCGGCTATGCGGTCGAACTGGGTATCCACCATGATACTCAGCTCCTCCACATCCTGGGTCAAGGTGTGGTTAGCGTCCCACAAGTGGCGGCGCTCATCATCATGGGATAACACCAAGGCGTTGGGATACGCGTACGTGGCTCTACACTGGCATCTAGGGTGCCTATCAGCAGGTGAGTATCGAACTTGGTCTCCTCCACCTCGAGGCCTATAGGAAATGGATCTCAGCGGCTCTACATGTCCATTAGCCGCGCTACTACCATTAACATGTCCATTACCATTCTCCATACCTGCAAAATAATCAATACTTAAAGGTTAGAACTTAATTAGCTAACTGAATCAGATATCACTTAAGGTATATCTAATGGTCTCAATTCTTATTCCTAGAGAGGATTAGGGTCtctaacatatctaatatatctttcaaataacttttctaacctaggctctgataccacctgtggcgaccccacttccccctaaggcgaaccaaagggttggcgggccgcctgcccagctctcgccatgattcacgcaagcattctaacccaaatcctttcgaagaataacctaatttattacaaaacaaatttttttttcccagaaGAAATCGATTTCTatcaccacattaacttcaaagataacagtGATTTaaaattgtaaggcccaaagacaacctaagagggggggtgaattaggttgattaaaatcttaatcaaatttatgcaatttttgcttaataaaaatttaccttcttttctagtaatgatcaatcaaatagattagaagaagagagcaatattgattcgaaaaacaagtatagataagcaatgagaattttattaaacaaaaaagaataagatagaatatcaaaccgattgtctaccaagctttcctcaaacttgaagaccaatcactaggttgagcaacttctctttgatgaaagatgatcaactagatgtacaatggagggagcacttcctccttgccctaagcctcacttagtcaagctaagaagttttacaatcactcagataaccctcaacaaagctacactaatgaaactttcaaccacaagagaaatgctcacaagaaattcacaccacttggagaacaaatctagctttggagactatttctagctaaaatatctcttgagatcttgtaaacaaagtgtgcaaaagtcatctgaagtatctgaccaaccactatttatataggaccaagatattgcctcattaaagcatccaacggatagaaagtagctgaatagtcagctagccgttggggacgtcggacgtccgacagattaatcaccgtccgatcccatcgtccgaaaatcagccaagttgtcgttcggacgtccgatggtattttatcgtccgagcttctgtgtccgaacgtcgtccagagagttatcaaatcttcgtggaatttttaggacgtccgatgagattgatgtgcgtccgatccttcaggacgtccgatgcttccttacgagcgtccgacagagtttccttcttgatgttcttcatcctttcgaaCGGCCGATCCTGactatttgagcgtccgacagcttcagcatacttagtcccctttcaattgcacttgttcatggaatcaaacaacttcaaaactgaaagtatatcttgaagaaatattagtatcatccatttgttttgtaaacatcaaaagatagggatcaagatcaacaaaaaTAGCCAATCGAGGCTCTTAAACGTCTCACGGACTACATACTAAGGTATAAAGTCGTACCAATCCGGACAGATAATTACATACATCACTAATACAAACTTACAAACCACACACTCAAatttagggtttacacattttccagcttcaagtggcaatccaaaatgaaAGTACATAAGCTCAATTAACGCATTACAGCCCACAAAATAAGTCTTAGTAATCAAATACATTCCAAAAGGGAAACATGAGTAAGATTCAAAGCTTTCAACTTCCGgagcctgttaaggaaaacaaataaacgtggggtgagctaaagctcagtggtgcccaataacatgcaatcacgtaaatcaaacagcgGATAATGatttaacaaatttaaacagttaggaaagcgtataacagcacaaggtaggatacatgggctctcaggagccattttcctcgcttgatcaccaattatcgtagttgaccctccgtcaactctcactacttatgaTCCATGTAGAGTTTCTCATTTTGttacctaacccgtcaccattcattcccctgtcccgggcccgctcaccgactaaggacgcagtatactcgagatatacccgtagataATTGGAAGCAGTATACTTGTGTATACCCTTAGATAATTGGGAGCAGTATACTTTAGTATACCCTCAGGaaattggtcgagggattcacccagcgacatttccgtagttggattcagaagtcgagggattcacccaacgacgcaactacatttagattcaaggattcatgagaaaaatgattcacgcaagtcaccactcgaacggctagtgtgataaagtacacaccgctcacttcgatggatcaaaaactagttttgcaaattatcacttatcgagtctagaaaGCACTTAAATCAGGTAGGAaaagaacaagcagggacactcaccaagagtggagttcagatatcaagttgggaatcgaattccgcgtcctcgcaaaaTCCTAGaataccaaattttgaaactataagttttctatTCAATTTTTAAACTTATTCGTATAGGGAATTATCtaatatattactagtttactttcttaagaaaatttcaaaaatctacttaggttgaaacttgacaaaagtagtaaaaatctttcttatagttttccttgagatacttttccttagaaaagggtaactagtattattttcttgaaacaatTCGACCATCCACTTAGGAttgaaattttgtaaaagtAGGAAATGTTTTATATGGCTttccttaaaaatatttttctttatacgAGTGCGGTTAgtactattttatttagaaTAAATTTTCCTTGCCGAGGAAGTTTTCTGCTATTTTTAGTTAAAGTCACTAAAATCttgtattttgaaaattttcctctAGACAATTAGCCAGGGACAaattttaaggaaagaaaaggaaatagatcaagacttagggttttaaaactagtgaaatcattttctaaaagtaataaggctagtttacGCTTAAAGGAGAAATATCGAGTTGGCAAGGTTCAGAAAATCCCTACACgaaatttctaactttaacATTTAGTGCTAAGTTTTATCGTACCATACTAGAGTgaagatatatttaaatagcttgcttaaaacttctcaagttcacaggaccaaAATGGATTCCTTACGATTCCGATTTACCAGCACATAATATTTCAGATTTATCAATATAATCAACTCAcatttcaaatagaaatctcactagggcttcgtcaatcattagccctaggtttcaacagATTCAATTCTGATCAAGAATAAAACGAATAACCAAGgattcgtcaatcattagcacttggttttggcaagctcatatcacatcttaactaaaacaaaaatgaaggtaaggccttcaagaaattccagcaatcaAAGTTCATCActctttaatatttataaaatcattcaaatggccaagggcttcatcaatcattagcccttgacaaccatcaatcacttccaaccacaattcaattaggaattcaaatcacaaataagCTAAATGTTCGCTCCAAGTAAAAATTCAGTTTCatgaagaaacaggacattcaagcagggcagcctactttgaggagtcacaaacagcagtacacatggaggaaaaatatgaaatttctacagaacaaaggtccatgaatctagtttcaaatgccactgacggcaccttaaacggattttcctacaccaagatacaagcATTTTACGGAGACTGGTcagtgaaatccgaaaatctgaagactcatttttcacttgtgaaaaactcctttttctcttttaacaccataaggtttttattcaaaccatccatacCTTTCTTATAGAACTctaaaacaacatattccaggcatttccaaccattacgtttcaaagaaaatttaaaaaaaaaacaagctgagcttccaactcaaccttcggctaccacaaaagaaattccagcacTTATATACCAACATTTTTGGTTCAA
This portion of the Coffea arabica cultivar ET-39 chromosome 2e, Coffea Arabica ET-39 HiFi, whole genome shotgun sequence genome encodes:
- the LOC140036313 gene encoding uncharacterized protein is translated as MDRQVVGRSRGRPTRQHPEAGGDREPEVNRDQGQEGGAGDGVATAINRITDVLERLTEHQAAGPVHHPGGPPDSDDRALERFLKFGPPKFYGGPEPEIAEGWWERISDIFAALNYTEERQVTFAAFQFEGAARSWWNLESLAAVRIDTFADAVERAQRVEVARAQVKSFQAKKRFAPSSSREPTYGNAPPAKVDRGTGGVTSPGAPRKPGHTIDGCWKKHGKCLRCGSSEHQISGCPKVQEGTTPNARPNTSGGSRPTVPARVYAIDDQPVPDSSEVVEGTLPIFHRLAKVLIDPGATHSFVNPSFMSGIDVKPVRLPFDLEVRTPMGNKKIIASLAYKNCEFWIGERKMLVDLISLDIKGYDVIIGMDFLGQYHAKLDCRAKVVEFCIPGEATLRLDVKSRLASSAMISGIRARKMLSKGAQGFLAFLINAPSDQVKLEDVLVVREFLDVFPEELKTLPPEREVEFKIDLVPGTAPISKTPYRMAPAELKELKIQLQDLLEKAAFMDLMQRVFKKYLDQFVVVFIDDILIYSKTREEHVKHLEIVLQILREHKLYAKFSKCEFWLDEISFLGHKVSKDGIAVDSAKVEAVMNWKQPETPTEIRSFLGLAGKANVVADALSRKAQVAGLMVKEWDMLEEISGWNPRLEKLKVLFGSLSLKSPLLEHIKEAQKTDPMIQKNLEKVQKGETLDFKLGSEGVLRFRDRIVVPADEKIRKEILEESHRSKYTIHPGVTKMYHDVKGLYWWEGLKKNVAEFVQRCLICQQVKAEHQKPSGLLQPLEIPEWKWEHITMDFVTGLPRSQKGFDTIWVIVDRLTKSAHFLPVSMSFSLEKLVKLYTEEILRLHGISVSIVSDRDPSLNLQFTWGEATLAVQEWRTSSQVPKPITSTEESDGKMDGNQHGEAK